A single Dunckerocampus dactyliophorus isolate RoL2022-P2 chromosome 2, RoL_Ddac_1.1, whole genome shotgun sequence DNA region contains:
- the vkorc1 gene encoding vitamin K epoxide reductase complex subunit 1, whose product MAAADIPVWERKVRMFLGVFGLILSLYALHVELSREHDPEYRAMCDLGESVSCSKVFTSRWGRGFGLVQFFVAKDSPLNQPNSVLGLVFYTLQLGLGLSLSKKAALFLVLSSWVSVAGSLYLAFILAFVLGDFCMVCVSTYAVNFALLFTNMKRRSAIEGQKKKAG is encoded by the exons ATGGCAGCAGCAGACATACCCGTGTGGGAGAGGAAAGTGCGCATGTTTTTGGGCGTCTTTGGCTTGATTTTGTCTCTTTACGCTCTTCACGTGGAATTGTCCCGCGAGCACGACCCTGAGTACAGAGCGATGTGCGATCTGGGGGAGTCTGTGAGCTGCTCCAAAGTGTTCACCTCCAG ATGGGGACGTGGTTTTGGCTTGGTGCAGTTCTTTGTCGCCAAAGATAGCCCTCTGAACCAGCCCAACAGTGTACTTGGCCTCGTATTTTACACTCTGCAGCTTGGCCTGG GTCTGTCCCTGTCCAAAAAAGCCGCTCTGTTCTTGGTGCTGTCCTCGTGGGTGTCTGTGGCCGGCTCGCTCTACCTGGCCTTTATTCTGGCCTTTGTCCTGGGGGACTTCTGCATGGTCTGCGTGTCGACATATGCGGTCAATTTTGCCTTGCTCTTCACCAACATGAAGCGAAGGAGTGCCATCGAAGGGCAGAAGAAGAAGGCAGGATAA
- the mapk7 gene encoding mitogen-activated protein kinase 7 gives MSSKEGGVSKNGQPVAVAPERMTTVKGNDNQHAVKATGRNTDTSTTAKNLALLKKHSLDVKFDVGEEYDVIETIGTGAYGVVSSARRRDNGQQVAIKKISNAFEVVTNAKRTLRELKILKHFKHDNIIAINDILQPNLPHSAFKSVYVVLDLMESDLHQIIHSAQALTPEHTRYFLYQLLRGLKYVHSANVIHRDLKPSNLLVNENCELKIGDFGMARGLSSHPEESHSFMTEYVATRWYRAPELLLSLNHYSLAIDMWSVGCIFAEMLGRKQLFPGKHYVHQLQLILSVLGTPPEGLIGAIRADRVRSYVQSLPSQSGVPFAKVYPQAEANALDLLASMLRFDPRERISVTQALEHPYLAKYHDPDDEPICVPAFDFEFDKLPMSKEQIKEEILMEIQDFHRNKQGSRQRLQFRPLARVNGGGAAVVQSSEHCVTQVSSSLTESTQDPTDVGQASHMQQMRAPESTQQKAPAEPNRTFTTQMDTCNKDVLNLPCLTKSESGPVDVDMPSASSDSGQPETIDLTTPVSGHDGEPMRDNVAQVTSQGPQLGQNQPPSSMIPLAGTVPSLSLSAAQVQSLSHSLSQSLAKNQRPSQGTGEGTRKDGAISEDTKAALKAALFRNKARGDGSVSTSGSEAATAGGASSSLSDLESRRPVTAQERQREREEKRKKRQERARERERKLKEKERREGRQGDSLGGVLLSDNDKSLLQRWTKMMDSRSDLGKNKDYCVNHTVVGDNAQVSPNSKVEKEAKMFLSHEQLISQLEASQASLFQPPSKNQQLLFSMSQRKPADVAVSGCVDLMAVSGGFVKNNVLKPHDESSGPSAFNCLGNWNRQQLETRPSQHAKAHRTPPQPQQNFLQSQALPDSQTQLLPLESFLTKGQTTLSTSDTNGNIGGNHLNNHVTPSSANGGPMEKLCSSVGEKSGPQTTSTLCGALGVPSQAHASLGFTDTGQQGPSIAPDIHTVTLQLSKSQVEDVLPPVFSVTPKGSGAGYGVGFDLDDLLTQSLTELQHCDRDSYDSAPLSASLLSDWSEVHRMTPADLESLQQELQLGSPMILSDSIQPDA, from the exons ATGTCATCTAAGGAGGGTGGAGTTAGTAAAAACGGTCAACCTGTGGCCGTGGCGCCTGAAAGAATGACTACTGTGAAAGGCAACGACAACCAGCATgcagtcaaggcaacaggcAGAAACACAGACACCAGCACAACTGCCAAAAACCTGGCTCTGCTCAAGAAACACTCACTGGATGTGAAGTTTGATGTGGGCGAGGAGTATGACGTCATTGAAACCATTGGTACTGGTGCCTATGGCGTTGTGTCGTCTGCCAGGAGACGAGACAATG GCCAGCAGGTGGCGATAAAGAAGATCTCCAATGCCTTCGAAGTGGTGACTAATGCCAAGCGCACCTTGAGGGAGCTAAAAATTCTCAAGCACTTCAAACATGACAATATCATTGCCATCAATGACATCCTGCAGCCTAACCTTCCTCACTCTGCCTTCAAGTCTGT GTATGTAGTGCTGGACCTCATGGAGAGCGACTTGCACCAGATCATCCACTCCGCCCAAGCACTCACACCGGAGCACACCCGCTACTTCCTGTACCAGCTCCTTCGTGGCCTTAAGTACGTGCATTCTGCCAATGTCATCCACCGCGACCTCAAGCCCTCCAACCTGCTGGTGAATGAGAATTGTGAGCTAAAAATTGGTGACTTTGGCATGGCCAGGGGTCTCAGCTCCCATCCTGAGGAGTCCCACTCCTTCATGACTGAATACGTGGCAACCCGATGGTATCGTGCTCCTGAGCTGCTGCTGTCTCTGAATCACTACAGTTTGGCAATTGATATGTGGTCTGTCGGCTGCATCTTTGCCGAAATGTTGGGGCGAAAGCAGCTTTTTCCCGGAAAGCACTACGTCCACCAGCTTCAGCTCATTTTGTCTGTGTTGGGCACCCCTCCCGAGGGTCTGATTGGTGCTATTAGAGCTGATAGGGTCCGCTCATACGTTCAGAGTCTTCCATCCCAATCTGGTGTGCCCTTCGCTAAAGTCTATCCTCAAGCTGAGGCCAATGCTTTGGACCTGCTGGCGTCCATGCTCCGCTTTGATCCACGTGAGCGCATAAGTGTGACTCAAGCGCTGGAACATCCTTACCTGGCTAAGTACCATGATCCTGACGATGAGCCCATTTGTGTGCCGGCTTTTGACTTTGAGTTTGATAAGCTTCCGATGAGCAAGGAGCAAATAAAAGAGGAAATTCTGATGGAGATCCAGGACTTTCATAGGAACAAGCAGGGCTCACGTCAGAGGCTCCAGTTCAGGCCCTTAGCAAGAGTGAATGGAGGAGGAGCTGCAGTAGTGCAAAGCAGCGAGCATTGTGTCACTCAGGTTTCCTCCAGCTTGACCGAGTCCACACAAGATCCAACAGATGTTGGACAAGCCTCACACATGCAGCAAATGAGAGCGCCGGAGTCAACACAGCAAAAAGCACCAGCCGAGCCGAACCGTACGTTCACAACTCAAATGGACACCTGTAACAAAGATGTCCTCAATTTACCGTGCCTCACTAAAAGCGAAAGCGGCCCGGTTGACGTGGACATGCCAAGCGCCAGCTCGGACAGCGGCCAGCCAGAGACGATAGATCTAACCACCCCGGTGTCTGGTCATGACGGGGAACCAATGCGGGACAACGTGGCGCAGGTCACCAGTCAAGGTCCTCAGCTAGGCCAGAACCAGCCCCCTTCCTCCATGATCCCTTTAGCTGGGACCGTGCCTTCTCTGTCACTGTCAGCGGCCCAAGTTCAGTCACTGTCTCACAGCCTCTCACAGTCGCTGGCAAAGAACCAGAGGCCATCGCAAGGCACCGGAGAAGGGACCAGAAAAGATGGGGCCATATCGGAAGACACCAAAGCAGCTCTTAAAGCTGCTTTATTCCGGAATAAAGCCAGGGGAG ATGGCAGTGTGTCCACGTCGGGCTCCGAGGCGGCCACCGCAGGAGGAGCATCCTCGTCTCTATCCGATCTGGAGTCGCGCCGACCCGTCACGGCTCAGGAGCGCcagcgagagagagaggagaagaggaagaagaggcagGAACGAGCGAGGGAAAGGGAGAGGAAACTTAAAGAGAAGGAGCGGCGAGAAGGGAGGCAGGGAGACTCGCTGGGCGGGGTTCTACTGAGTGATAACGACAAAAGCCTCCTACAGCGATGGACAAAGATGATGGACAGTCGCAGTGACTTAGGGAAAAATAAAGACTATTGTGTGAACCATACGGTTGTGGGTGACAATGCTCAAGTATCACCCAACAGTAAAGTAGAAAAAGAAGCGAAAATGTTTCTATCTCATGAGCAGCTAATTTCTCAACTTGAAGCTAGTCAGGCCAGTTTGTTCCAACCTCCCAGCAAAAACCAGCAACTGCTTTTCTCAATGAGCCAGAGGAAACCAGCAGATGTTGCTGTAAGTGGCTGTGTGGACCTAATGGCCGTCTCTGGCGGCTTTGTTAAGAACAACGTGCTCAAACCTCACGACGAGAGCAGCGGCCCGAGCGCTTTCAACTGCTTGGGTAATTGGAACAGACAGCAATTAGAGACGAGGCCATCACAACATGCAAAAGCACACAGGACACCGCCTCAGCCGCAACAGAACTTTCTCCAAAGTCAAGCGCTACCAGACTCTCAGACACAGCTGCTCCCCCTGGAGAGTTTTTTAACCAAAGGCCAGACTACACTAAGCACCAGCGATACCAACGGCAATATCGGCGGCAATCACCTCAACAATCACGTCACACCCTCATCTGCTAATGGTGGGCCAATGGAGAAGTTGTGCTCTTCCGTTGGGGAGAAATCAGGGCCACAGACCACAAGTACTCTCTGTGGGGCCTTGGGGGTGCCCTCGCAGGCTCACGCCAGTTTGGGATTCACAGATACGGGGCAGCAGGGCCCCTCCATTGCTCCTGACATCCACACAGTAACACTGCAGCTCTCAAAGTCTCAG GTTGAGGACGTGTTGCCCCCAGTCTTCTCTGTCACCCCTAAAGGCAGCGGGGCGGGCTATGGTGTGGGCTTTGACCTGGACGATCTTCTCACCCAGTCGCTTACAGAGCTGCAACACTGCGACCGAGACAG TTATGACTCTGCTCCACTTTCGGCCTCTCTCTTATCTGATTGGAGCGAGGTTCACCGCATGACTCCGGCCGATCTAGAATCACTGCAGCAGGAGCTCCAGCTCGGCTCTCCCATGATCCTCTCCGATTCCATCCAGCCTGATGCCTGA